The window AAGAAGCGATCGAACTCGGCGCGGTTGGCGACCTGCGTGAGCGGATCGCGCGTGGCCCGTTCGTGCAGCGATTGGACGCGTTGTTCGAGTGTGATCTGCGACGAGGCGTCGTGCATTAGCACCGCGGCGCCAAAGGTCACGCCGTTTTTGCCGTGCACGGGAACTACATGAGCATCGACATCAATGACGGCTTGATTGCGGCCGGTGATCGAGAGCCGCTTCAGGGTTTGACCGCCCTGATGAATGGCTTGGATGACCGGGCAGTCGTCTTCGTCGACGAGCTTGTGGCGATCGTCTCGCAGGCTGACGAGCGACGGCGTCCAGTGTTTGTGTTCGATGCTCGCAGCCGCAATGCCGGTAAGGCGTTCGGCCGCGCGATTCCAGAGGACGATGCGGAGCGAGCTATCGACGAAAATCACAGCGTCGTGCATGTTTTCGAGCAAGCGCTGCTGGAACACGCTGTCGCCAGAGGCGCTCGAAGTGCCCGTCGATTGCGATAGTTGCCAGAAAGCGTTGACCTGATCGGGCTGCAGATTTTTCAACCAGCGACGGGCCGAGTTGCCATGCAACTTCACCATGTCGGCGCTGAGATAGCTACAGAACTCGCGCACGAGTTGTGGATCGAATTGCACGCCGGCGAATTCAAACAATTCGGCGACGGCACGTTCGCGCGACAACGCGCGGCGATAAACCTGATCGCTAGTCATGGCATCGAAGGCATCGACGATCGCCAGAATACGAGCGCCGAGTGGAAGCTGTTCGCTGCGCAGGTCGTAGCCTTCGCGACTGCCATCGAACCAAGCGCCAGCATAGTGAACGATATTGAGCATCGGCGGCGACGCAGCGCACGAGCGGAGAATCTCGACGCCGATGCGGCGATGGTTCTCGACAACAAGGTATTCATCGCGCGTCAGTTTGCCGGGCTTGAGCAGGATGCGATCGGGCACGCCGATCTTGCCGATGTCGTGCAGCAGCGCGGCCAGCTCGATTTCATCGCGCAATTGATCGGGCAACCCCAACAGTGCAGCCCACGACGAGCAGCCCATGGCAACGCGCAAGCAATGCGCTGCTGTCGGCGCATGCTTCGCACGGAGCGCCGAGAACAAGCTGCTGCCGAGTCCCAGACGCACTTGAACCAGCTGATTTTCGAAAGCGAGCTCGACGGGATTAACGTCCTCGAGCGCGGGATCGAGTTGATCGAGCAAGCTGGCAACGGCATCCAAGCGCGCGTCAGTCTCTCGCGAGGGACTCGCGGAGGTGTTCGAAGCGCTGGATGGGCAAGGCTTATCCATGTAGCTGGGCAGGTCTTCAGGGTAAGTCGTGGGATGTAACAGCGAGCAGGGCCCGCTCAGACCGACTTATCGGGTCTGTAGCCAAACGTAGGACGCACCAGCGGAAGTGGCAAATGACGACCCATCGGAAGTATGGCAACGAAGCAAACTCAGGAAAAAATCGCGCACGGAAATCCGTTTTTTATGATTTTGTTGATTCTGAGGATTACAAAAAGTAAAGACAGCAATTAGCTGTCAGGGGGCGAAAGCAATACCGTCTTCTCGTCACAACGGCGTCTTATTTCGCATTGCTGATTTATCGCTCTATTACGAAATATGAAAGAGAGGCGGCCGATCATCGCAATTCCGAAATTTATCGCCAAAAGGGCTTTACGCGTTAATCCAGGCCAATTAAGTTGTTAGGCGTGAAAGCGACCTGCTGAATCAGGCAACAGAACATTCCAGCTTGGCGGCGACGGATGTTTTGGCAGCGGGGCGACCGAGGCACGTGTGTTAGCGGTTGCTGACAGGCGACACGAGGCCTCGAACGTTTCGAGTGACACTTGTCACAGAGGAAGAGTCGATGTCTGAAACCCGTATGTCGTGGCGGCGCTCCGGGTGCGCGCTGGCCCTGTTGGTCCTTTTCACCAGTTTCGCTTTTGGCCAGGAAACCCCACCTGCCGAAGCCAAGACCGAAACCCCTAAGGCAGAGGCTCCTGCCGAAACGCCCAAGGTGGAAGCACCGAAAACTGAGACTCCACCGGCCACTGCCGCGGAGCCCGCTGCAACTACCGTAGCGGCACCGACCCTCGCATCGGTCGACACCAAGGCCAATCTCGCGCTGCTCGCTGCGAACAATGCCTGGTTGCTGACATCGTCGGCGCTGGTGCTCTTCATGACCGCGCCGGGCCTGGCCATGTTCTACAGCGGCTTGGTTCGCAAGAAGAACGTGCTCGGCGTCATGATGCAGTGCGTGTTCTTGATGGGCCTCATGACGGTTCTCTGGGCCATCTACGGTTACTCGCTGTCGTTCGGCGGTTCGAACCCGTACATCGGCAACGGCGACTACTTGTTCATGAACGGCGTCCAACGCGAATGGAAAGACGGCGCGCCGTACACTCCGCTTATGAACGAAGGCTTGCCGAACGTGCTGCCTCGTTTGACGCACATGCTCTTCCAGGGCATGTTCTTCATCATCACTCCTGCTCTCATCTGCGGTGCTTTCGCCGAACGGATGAAGTTCAGCACGATGGTGGTCTTCAGCATTCTCTGGGGCACGCTGATTTACTGCCCGCTCTGCCACATGGTTTGGGGTGGTGGTTGGCTGGCATTCCGCACCGATGAGACCATGAAAGACAGTTTGATGGGCGGTGCGATGGACTTTGCTGGTGGTGCAGTCGTGCACATCAGCTCGGGCGTTTCGGCCCTCATTTGTGCCCTCGTGATGGGCAAGCGGTTGGGTTACGGCACGGAGCCGATGCCTCCGCACAATCTGACTTACACCTGCTTGGGCGCTGCCATGCTGTGGGTGGGTTGGTTCGGCTTCAACGCCGGTAGCGAACTCGCCAGCGACGACTTGACCTCGAGCGCTTTCGCTACGACGCACTTCTCGGCCGCTGCCGGTACGCTGGCTTGGGCCCTGATGGAATGGATCACTCGTGGCAAGCCGAGCGTGCTCGGTGCTTGCTCGGGTGCCGTAGCCGGTCTCGTGGTGATTACGCCTGCTGCTGGTTTTGTGAACTGCATGCCAGCCCTCGCCATGGGTGCTGCTGGTGGTGTGGTTTGCTTCTTTGCTTGCACCAAGCTGAAGAGCATGTTCGGCTACGACGATTCGCTCGACGCCTTCGGCGTGCACGGTGTAGGCGGTACTCTCGGTGCAATCCTCACTGGTGTCTTCGCAACCCGAGCTTGCTGGGACATTAACACCGGCAGACCGCTCGGCCTGATCGAAGGTTCGTCGCGGTTTTTCATCGGTCAAATCGCTGCCACGGTGTTGACTTGGGTCTTTGCCGCGGTCGTCACCTTCATCCTCCTCAAGATCCTTGACGCCACGATGGGTCTCCGCGTGAGCAAGGAAGACGAAATCACCGGCCTCGACCTGAGCCAGCACGGTGAAGAGGGCTACATCTCGCTGTAAGCGAGGGGTAGACTATCGATTAGTCGTCAAATAGCGGCGAACCAGCTGGAGAGATCTAGTTGGTTCGCCCCTTCGTTCCAGCGTACTGCTGATTCGCAGCTACAAAGCTCTGCGACGCTGCGCTGGAAATTCGGGCAGACGATATCCACTGAGTACCGCTATCCATAGAGTACGCAGCCAGGCCGATGCTGATTGGCTGGCTGTTTGCACGTTGAGGAAGAATCTATGAAAAAGGTCGAAGCGATCGTCCGGCATTTTAAGCTGGAAGACATCAAAAACGCCTTGGCAGAACGGGGCGTGCATGGAATGACGATCTGCGAGGTGCGCGGTTTTGGACGGCAAAAGGGTCACACCGAGATGTATCGCGGCACGGAATACGCCGTCGATTTCGTTCCCAAGGTGAAGATCGAAGTCGTCGTGGCCGATGCCAACTTGCCCTTGGTTTTGGATACCATCATGCGGTCGGCCCAAACCGGGCAGATCGGCGATGGCAAGATTTTTGTGCACGAACTCTCCAATGTCATTCGTATTCGCACTGGCGAAACGGGTGAAGACGCCCTCTAAAGCGTCGTAGCAATGTCCACTGGCCCCAGGCTTCATCCTGCCGTTCTTGCAGCTAAAGAAAGCCTTGCGGCCGGTCGCGCCAAGCTGCGCAAGCAGCACGAAAGTGGTTCGCTGGGAGTGCAGGTTTGCACGCACTTCTCCGAACTGCTGGATGGTGTGATCGAAAGTCTTTTCAACGCGGCGACTGACGACTTAGATCAGTCGCTGCGAACTCAGGCGATCGCGGAAACTTGCGTCGCCGTGCACAGCGGCTCGGGCCGACGCGAAATGGCGCCATTCTCCGACCTCGATGTGCTGCTGCTGCATCCCGAAGGGGCCGACGACAAATACTTGCCGCTCGTCCGACGTTTTTCGCAGCATTTATACGACACGGGCCTGGAAGTTGGCTTCGCGGCTCGCAGTCCTGAGGAAGCGGTGAAATCGGCTCGCGGTGATGCGACGATCTACACCGCCATCACCGAAGCCCGCCGACTGATCGGCAATGAAACACTGTTTGCTGATTTGCAAAAACGTTTCAGCAACCTGGCCCGTTGGCAGTGGCCGCTGCTCATGCGGATGGTTGTCGAAGCTCGCAAAGACGAGCGGTCAAAATTTGGCGAAACGGTTTTCCTGCTCGAGCCGAATGTGAAACGCTCGCGCGGCGGCCTGCGCGATATTCAATTGATCCGCTGGATCGGGTTCACTCGCTATGGTGAGAGCGAACCCGAAGCATTGATGCGGATCGGCGTGCTCACCAAGAGTGAATTTAAGCAATTGCGCGATGCCCGCGATTTCCTGCTGTGGCTGCGCAACGATCTGCACTTTCAAGCCGACAAAGCCAACGATCTGCTCGAACGACACGAACAGTTGCGCGTCGCTGAACAGCGACAGTATCCGCCGAAGGAAGGCTTGCTGCCGGTTGAGCAGTTCATGCGCGAATACTTCACGCATACCAGTGCGGTGCGCGAGATCGCCGCCAATGTGTGCGCAAACGCAGAACCGCGGCGGTGGTGGCGCTGGTTCACCGATCCACTCTTCAGTCATCAATTCGAAGGGGATTACCGAGTTGGCCCGCAAAGCGTGTATGCCACCAGCCGCGGCTTGAAGAAGCTGCACGGCGACACGGCTCAAGTGCTGCGGTTGTTGGAAATCGCCAATCTCTACAACAAGCGAGTCGATCAGCACACCTGGCAATCGATTCGTCTGTCGATGGCGACTCCGCCGCCTGTTGATGCAAGCGAACCAGTTCCAGAAGAACTGTCGCAGCGATTTATGTCGCTGATGGCCACTCCCAGCCGGCTGTATGATTCGTTGCGTCGATTGCATGAACTACGCGTGCTGGAGCGAATCGTTCCCGCCCTGACGCACGCCCGCGGCCTCTTGCAGTTCAACGCCTATCACCGCTATACGGTCGATGAGCATTCGCTGCGGGTCGTCGAAGCCGTCGCCAAAATGCAGCACGATTCCGGTGTGCCTGGGCAGGTGTATCGCAGCCTGCGCGACAAGCGGATCCTGCACTTGGCCGCGCTAATTCACGATCTCGGC is drawn from Anatilimnocola floriformis and contains these coding sequences:
- a CDS encoding ammonium transporter; protein product: MSETRMSWRRSGCALALLVLFTSFAFGQETPPAEAKTETPKAEAPAETPKVEAPKTETPPATAAEPAATTVAAPTLASVDTKANLALLAANNAWLLTSSALVLFMTAPGLAMFYSGLVRKKNVLGVMMQCVFLMGLMTVLWAIYGYSLSFGGSNPYIGNGDYLFMNGVQREWKDGAPYTPLMNEGLPNVLPRLTHMLFQGMFFIITPALICGAFAERMKFSTMVVFSILWGTLIYCPLCHMVWGGGWLAFRTDETMKDSLMGGAMDFAGGAVVHISSGVSALICALVMGKRLGYGTEPMPPHNLTYTCLGAAMLWVGWFGFNAGSELASDDLTSSAFATTHFSAAAGTLAWALMEWITRGKPSVLGACSGAVAGLVVITPAAGFVNCMPALAMGAAGGVVCFFACTKLKSMFGYDDSLDAFGVHGVGGTLGAILTGVFATRACWDINTGRPLGLIEGSSRFFIGQIAATVLTWVFAAVVTFILLKILDATMGLRVSKEDEITGLDLSQHGEEGYISL
- the glnD gene encoding [protein-PII] uridylyltransferase; the encoded protein is MSTGPRLHPAVLAAKESLAAGRAKLRKQHESGSLGVQVCTHFSELLDGVIESLFNAATDDLDQSLRTQAIAETCVAVHSGSGRREMAPFSDLDVLLLHPEGADDKYLPLVRRFSQHLYDTGLEVGFAARSPEEAVKSARGDATIYTAITEARRLIGNETLFADLQKRFSNLARWQWPLLMRMVVEARKDERSKFGETVFLLEPNVKRSRGGLRDIQLIRWIGFTRYGESEPEALMRIGVLTKSEFKQLRDARDFLLWLRNDLHFQADKANDLLERHEQLRVAEQRQYPPKEGLLPVEQFMREYFTHTSAVREIAANVCANAEPRRWWRWFTDPLFSHQFEGDYRVGPQSVYATSRGLKKLHGDTAQVLRLLEIANLYNKRVDQHTWQSIRLSMATPPPVDASEPVPEELSQRFMSLMATPSRLYDSLRRLHELRVLERIVPALTHARGLLQFNAYHRYTVDEHSLRVVEAVAKMQHDSGVPGQVYRSLRDKRILHLAALIHDLGKGYIEDHSELGARQALQLGKRLRLEQHETEQLSFLVLKHLRMSHLAQQHDINDAQVIVPFAAEVGSPELLKMLYVLTLADLTAVGPGVLNDWKQQLLTDLYEHTLALLASDSPAAKASQRQRAQREELQLLAERYPDQDWWKEQITNLPACCLFAGPSEQVVGELERLRNLPHNQAMAWGRYIPQRDVVEYTIGTYEEITPGIFHRLTGTLTSKRQQILSAEINTLRRGLVLDRFYVHDEDATGEPSTQRMDEVSEALEAALKRPSDRPPVFRKLWQDRSNAQEAAVKHLPTRVTFDNTTSDTCTILAVFAYDRMGLLYTISKTLFDVNLSVSIARIGTHLDQVVDVFYVTDRERGGKITDPGYLHHIRERVLAEITALEQKPA
- a CDS encoding sensor domain-containing diguanylate cyclase/phosphohydrolase, with protein sequence MDAVASLLDQLDPALEDVNPVELAFENQLVQVRLGLGSSLFSALRAKHAPTAAHCLRVAMGCSSWAALLGLPDQLRDEIELAALLHDIGKIGVPDRILLKPGKLTRDEYLVVENHRRIGVEILRSCAASPPMLNIVHYAGAWFDGSREGYDLRSEQLPLGARILAIVDAFDAMTSDQVYRRALSRERAVAELFEFAGVQFDPQLVREFCSYLSADMVKLHGNSARRWLKNLQPDQVNAFWQLSQSTGTSSASGDSVFQQRLLENMHDAVIFVDSSLRIVLWNRAAERLTGIAAASIEHKHWTPSLVSLRDDRHKLVDEDDCPVIQAIHQGGQTLKRLSITGRNQAVIDVDAHVVPVHGKNGVTFGAAVLMHDASSQITLEQRVQSLHERATRDPLTQVANRAEFDRFFSMTVSDHMKRNLPCSLIICDIDHFKKVNDTFGHQAGDEVLVNFAALLRRNCRAGDLVARYGGEEFVMLCSDCDNSSATRKGDEIRAELAELPLPALNGRSVTASFGVTEIQSGDTPETMLRRADRGLYQAKENGRNCVVQLGSGWSGEEPAPKAWSWFNWFRGEKTDHLLEKTLATAVPLNVVVEKMRGFVSDYYAEVEKIEEGHLLLRINGQNSPHMRRSSDRPVAFLIEMWFEEGKLDLGGRTGIADRTICKVSVRPVRNRDRRQSDVLERARKMLANLKSYLVATEIDRKQLLAETAAAEPETPAS
- a CDS encoding P-II family nitrogen regulator, with protein sequence MKKVEAIVRHFKLEDIKNALAERGVHGMTICEVRGFGRQKGHTEMYRGTEYAVDFVPKVKIEVVVADANLPLVLDTIMRSAQTGQIGDGKIFVHELSNVIRIRTGETGEDAL